The sequence CCGCGCCGACGGCCGGCTCAAACCGGCCGACCTGGACGAGCTGGTCCCCGACCTGTTCGAGCGGGAGACCTGGGCCTGCGGGCCCGGCGACCTGCTGGACGGGCTGGCCGACCACTGGGCCGAGGCGGACGCCGGGGAACGCCTGCACGTCGAACGGTTCCGGCCCACCGTGCTGATCGCCGGCGACGGCGGCACGGTGACCTTCGAGCGATCCGGCGCCACCGTCGAGGCGCCCGGCGGCGTCTCCATCCTGGACGCCGGGGAGGCGGCCGGGCAGCTCATGCCGTCCGGTTGCCGGATGGGCATCTGCTTCAAGTGCGTGCTGCCGATGCGCGAGGGCATCGTCCGGGACATGCGCGACGGCCAGCTCACCACCGCCGTGGAAGGCGACAACGTTCTTGTCCAGACGTGCGTCTCGGCCGCCGCCGGGCCGTGCCGCCTGGACGCCTGACCCGCCCCCTTTGGAAGAACAGAGGAACTCGTGACGACGCTGCAACGCCAGGAAGTCAACCCGATCGGCCACCTGACCGCCGAGGACATCGAGGCGATCGGCCGTGAGCTGGACGCGATCCGGGACGAGGTGATCGCCGCTCGGGGGGAGCGCGACGCCGCCTACATCCGCCGGGTCATCAAGGTCCAGCGCAGCCTGGAGATGGGCAGCCGGGCCGTGCTGCTGTTCTCGCTGTTCCCGCCGGCCTGGCTGATCGGCACCGCCGGTCTGTCGGTGGCGAAGATCCTGGAGAACATGGAGATCGGCCACAACATCCTGCATGGCCAGTACGACTTCATGCGCGACCCGAAGATCCACTCCACGACCTGGGAATGGGACCACGTCACCCCGGCCAACCAGTGGAAGCACTCGCACAACGAGCTGCACCACAAGTACACCAACGTGGTCGGCAAGGACAACGACCTGGGCTACGGCATCATGCGGGTCGACGAGAACCAGCGGTGGCACCCGTTCTACCTGGCCCAGCCACTGTGGAACTTCATCAACGCGCTGTTCTTCGAGTACGGCATCGCCGCCTACGACCTGGAGCTCGGCCGCAACCTCAAGACCAAGAAGCGCCGCAACAACCCGGAGTTCCGGGCGAACGTGCGCGCCGTCGGCCGCAAGATCCGTCGCCAGGTGCTGAAGGACTACATCATCCACCCGGCGCTGTCCGGCCCGTCGTTCCTGCACACCATCGCGGCGAACTTCACCGCCAACATCGTGCGCAACCTGTGGAGCCACTCGGTCATCATGTGCGGGCACTTCCCGAAGGGCGTGTCCACCTTCGAGCGCACCTCGATCAAGGGCGAGACCCGCGGCGAGTGGTACCTGCGCCAGATGCTCGGCTCGGCCAACATCTCCGGCAGCCGGCTGATGCACATCATGACCGGCAACCTGTCCCACCAGATCGAGCACCACCTCTTCCCCGACCTGCCGAGCAGCCGTTACGCCGAGGTCGCGGTCAAGGTGCGGGCGCTGTTCGAGAAGTACGACCTGCCGTACGTCACCGGCCCGCTGCCGATGCAGGTCGCCTCGGCCTGGGCCAAGGTGATCCGGCTGTCGCTGCCGAACCGTAAGGCGACCCCGGAGCCGGACCACTCCCGGCCGCCGCGGCACCCGGCCGCCGAGCCGATCCCGGCCTGACGCGCGTCCCGCAGGCGCGGCCCACGGGACGCGCCTGCGGGCCAGGGCCGCCGGCCCGCCCACCGACATCCGAGACGGTGTTCAACTGGTGGACACACCGGCGACATCACCGACCGTCAGGATCACCGGGATGGTCTCCGATGTCGCCGCCACGCCGGTCGCGGTCTCCGGCCGGGTCTCGCTGCGCCGGGCCGCCACCGGCGCCGGACTGGCCCTGGCCGCCTGCTCGGCGATCCATCTGCTCGGACACCCGGTCGGCGCCTTCGCCCAGGCCACCGCCGTGCTCTGGGCGGTCGTCGCGCTGTACGACGCCGCCGACCGCCGGTGCCGGATCGCGGCCGCGGGCGCGGTCGTCACCGTCGCCGCGGGCTGGCTCGCCGCCGCCCCGCTCGCGCACGCGGGTCTGCCCGGCGGCATCGCCCGCGCGGCGCTCAGCGTCCTGGCCGCCAGCCAGGTGTACGCCGTCGTCACCCGCCTCGGTCAGACCAGGTAGGACAGCTCGGGCAGCTGCGCGCGGTAGGCGTCGACCAGCCGCTCCGCCACCGCCCGGTCGGCGACCAGCGGGTGGGTGGCCATCGCCCGGACCGCGGCGTCCCGCGAGCCGGTGGTGGCGGCTTCCAGGACCAGCCGGTCGGTGGCCTTCACCGCCCGGACCAGCTCGACGGCGTGCCCGGGCATCGGCGCGACCGGCAGCGGGACCGCGCCCCGGGCGTCGACCCGGCACGGCACCTCGACCACCGCGTCGTCGTCCAGGACGTCCAGGGTGCCGCGGTTGCGCACGTCGAGGATCAGGGTGGCCGGCTCGTCCCGGGCCAGGGCGCGCATCACGGCCAGGGCGACCCCTTCGTACCCGGCCGGGCGGCTCTCGTCGTGCTCGCGCTCGCCGGCGCCGGTGAGCTCGCGGTTCTCGGCCATGTAGGTCGCCTCCCGCTCCCGCCACGCGTCCAGCCACGCCTGCAGGGGGTCGCGGGTGGCGATCTCGTGATAGCCGCGTTCCTGCTGCGCCCGCAGGAACGCGCCGCGGGTCTGCGCGGCGCCGCGGACCGCCTCCAGGGTGCCGGCCGGGTCGTAGTAGTAGTGCAGGTACTCGTTCGGGATCGCCCCGAGCTCGCGGAGGTTGCCGAACAGGCGCCCCTCCTCGATGGTCCTCAGCCGCTGGTCGTCGGCGAGCAGCCCGGGCAGCAGGTCCCGGCCACCGGCGTGCACGCCGTAGAGCCAGCCGAGGTGGTTGAGACCGGCGTAGTCGACCCGCGCGTCCTCCGGTCGCACGCCGAGCACCCGCAGCACCCGGTCCACCATGCCGGTCGGCGAGTCGCAGATGCCGATCACCCGGTCCCCGAGGGTCCGGGACATCGCCTCGGTGACCAGCCCGGCCGGGTTGGTGAAATTGATCAGCCAGGCCTCCGGCGCCAGGCGGGCGGTCCGCTCGGCGATGCGCATCGCTTCCGGTACGGACCGCAGCCCGTACGCGATCCCGCCCGCCCCGACCGTCTCCTGCCCGAGCACGCCCGCGGCCAGGGCGACGTGCTCGTCGACCACCCGGCCGCGCAGCCCACCCACCCGGATCGCGGAGAACACGAACGTCGCGCCGGTCAGCGCCTCGTCCAGGTCGGTGGTGGTGACCACGGCCGGCGCGGCCGGCGCGTCCCGGGCCAGCGCGGCCAGCACCCGCCCGATCCCGTCCAGGCGTGCGCGGTCCACGTCCTGCAGGACGACCTCGGTGATCCCGGTGTGCCGGTGGTCGGCGAGCAGCGCCCGGTACACCAGCGGCACCCGGAAGCCGCCCCCACCCAGAATCGTCAGCCGCACCGCAACCCCTCTCCACCGGCGCCGTCCCGACGCCGGGTCAGCCTCGCCCGCTTTCCGCCGGCCGCGCCACCCTTTCCGCGCCCCGGGTCAGCCTGTCCCCTGTCCGTTCCCGTCGTCCGCCCGGGGTTCAGCCCTTCATCGCCGCGTTCCCCGCGTCCTGCGCCTGGCGCAGCCCCGGCGCGACGCCGAGCCGGCCGAGGAACACCTGCTGCAGGATCGGCGTGTACGCCGTGCCGCCCGCGCCGACGCGTGGCCCGACCGGCGCCGGGAAGGTCGTGCCGGTCGACGAGTCCAGGAACGGCTGCAGGTCCACGCCCCGCTTGCGCCAGTACTCGACGAACGCCGGCTGCGCCGCGGTCACCCCGGGGAACGCGTACCCGCCCTCGGCGATCGGCCGGATGCCGTCGGCCGAGCCGATCCAGTCGAGCACCGCCACGGTGGCGTCCCGGTGCGGGGTCTTCGCCGAGGCGACCGCGGCCACCCCGTGCACCACGCCGACCCGCCCGGCCGGGCCCCTGAGCATCGGCGCCAGCCCCCACCGGAAGCCGGCGCCCTCCTGCACGCTCTTGAGGTGGTACGGCCCGGACTGGAACAGCGCCAGCTTGCCCTGGGTGAACAGTTGCAGCGCCTTGTCGCCGTTGGTGTTGGTGTCCGCGGCGGACGGCGCGACGTGATCGGAGTTGATCAGATCGACGAGGTACTGCACGGCCTGGACGGTCTTCGGCTGGTCGGCGAAGTCGAAGGTGTCCCCGTTCTGCCACGTGCCGCCGTTCGACCCGACGAAGTCCCACAGGATCGCCTGCTGGTCGAAGGCGGCGTTGAAGCCGTACGTCCGGATCTTGTCGGGGTCGAAGCCGGCCTCGCCGGCGTGCCGGCCCGCGCTGTCCACGGTGAGCCGGCGGGCCGCCGCGCGGAACGTGTCGTTCCTGCCGGTGGGATCCCAGGTCAGCGTCGCCGGATCGACACCGGCCGCGCTGACGAGGTCGTTGTTGTAGTAGAGAGCGATCGAGTCCCAGAGCTGCGGCACCCCCCACAGCTTCCCGTGGCGGGTGTAGAGCTGGACCACCGACGGCGTCCAGCCCGGGTCCGGCTCGACCGGCAGCAGCTGGCCGTTGTCGGCGTAGAGGCCGAAGTTCGAGGTGTTGGTCCAGTAGATGTCGGCGGCCGTGCCGGCGGCGATGTCGGCCGGCAGCTTGGTCCAGTAGTCGGCCCACGGCACCAGCTGAACGGCCACCCGGATGTCCGGGTGCGCCTTCTCGAACGCGGCGAACGACTGCTCGTACGCCTTGGCCACCTGCTCGTCCCAGAGCCGGAAGGTGACCGTGGTCCTCCCGTCGGCCTCGTCGCCGCCGGCGACCGAGCAGCCGGCCAGCAGAGCCGTCACGAGCAGCAGGGCGAGTCGTCGCATGTGCTCACCTCATCCCGGTGATGGTGATCGAACGGACGATGTGCTTCTGGAAGATCACGAAAAGCACGAGCAGCGGCATGGTGGCGAGCGTGGTGGCGGCCATCACCAGGGTCCAGTTGCCGTGGTACTGGCTCTGCAGGCCGGCGACCGCGACGGTGAGCACCTGCCAGCGGGCGCCGCTGGTGACCACGAGCGGCCAGAGGAAGTCGTTCCAGTGCGAGACCGTCGTGATGATCAGCAGGGTGGCCAGGATCGGGCGGCTCAGCGGCAGCATCACGTGCCGCAGCACGCGCAGGTGCCCGGCGCCGTCGATGCGCGCGGCGTCCAGCAGCTCCTGCGGGACGGCCCGGAAGAACTGCCGGAGCAGGAAGATCGCGTACGGCGAGCCGAACATCGACGGCAGCACGATGCCCCAGAACGTGTTGACCAGGCCGGCCTCGCTGAGCAGCACGAACCGGGGCACCAGGACGGCGACCACCGGCACCATCAGGGTGGCCAGGTAGACCCAGAAGATCGCGTCCCGGCCCGGGAAGTCCAGCCGGGCGAACGCGTACGCCGCCAGCACCGAACAGATGAGCTGCCCGAGCACGACCACCAGCACCACCTGGACGGTGATCACCAGCGGCGGCACCAGGGTGTGCCCGCCGACCACCAGCTCGGCGTAGTTCGCCCCGGTCACCGGGCTGGGCGGGGCCAGCGGCGGCTGTCGCGCGAACTGCTGCGGCGTCTTCACCGAGGTCTGGATGCTCATCAGGTAGGGCGCGAGGATCAGCAGCGCCCCGATCCCGAGCGCCAGGTAGGTCAGCACGGCCCGGCGCATCGCCTCACCCCATCTCGTAGGTCGTACGGCGGCGGAAGTAGGACTGCTGGGCGAGCGTCACCGTGATCAGCAGCAGGAACAGCACGACCGACATGGCCGCCGCCCGTCCCATCCGGAAGTCGACGAACGCCTCGCGGTAGATCGCGTACGCCACCACCGCGGTCCGCCCGGCCGGTCCGCCCTGGGTCATCGCGTAGACCGTGTCGAACACCTGGAAGCTGCTGATCACCCCGGTGGCCAGCACGAAGAACGTGGTGGGGCGCAGCAGCGGCAGGGTGATCCGGCGCAAGCCCTGCCACGGCCCGGCCCCGTCGATCCGGGCGGCCTCGGCGTACTGCGGCGGGATGCCGGCCAGCCCGGCCAGGAAGAACAGCGCCACATAGCCCACATTGGTCCACACGGTGACCGCGGCGACCGACGGCAGCGCCAGGGCCGGGTCGGTCAGCCACTCGACCCGGTGGCCGATCAGCTGGTTGAGCGCGCCGTCGGACGGGTCGAACAGCCAGCGCCAGACCACGCCCAGCGCCAGCGGGGCGCTGATCCAGGGCAGCACCAGGATCGCCCGGAACACGCCGGAGCCGGGCAGCCGCTGGTCCAGCAGCACGGCGGCGGCCAGACCGAGCGCGGTCTGCAGCGGGATGACCAGCAGCACGAAGACCGCGGTGACCGCCAGCGAGCGGCCGAACGCGGGATCGGTGAGGATCGCCCGGTAGTTGTCCAGGCCGGTCCAGCGGGCCGGGCTGACCAGGTCCCACCGGAACAGGCTCAGGCCCAGCACGACCGCGACCGGCAGCAGCAGGAACCCGGCGACGCCGAGCAGGCTCGGGGCGAGGAACGCGAAGCCGGCGGACGTGTCGCGCCGGCGGCGCCCGGACGCGGCCGCCACCCGCTCAGCCGTCGCCATGGGCGGGCTCAGCGCTCGGCATACGCGTCGGAGAGGCGGGCGATGGTGGCGGTGGCGCGATGCACCGCGTTGCGCCGGCCGGGCGGGATGACCTCGGGCAGGAAGGCGTAGCGACGGGCCAGCTGCGCCTCGCTGGACTCCGGGTGGCGCCGCCCGGCCGCGTGCTGGGCCAGCCGCCACCAGTCGGCGATGTCGCCCCAGCCGGGCGCGGACAGCGAGCCGCCGAAGTGCTGCACGGACAGGGCCGCCACCAGGTTCGCGAAGGCCACCCGGTCGGCGAGCGGCCACCCGCCCAGCGTGCCGGCCACGAACCCGGCGGTGAAGACGTCACCGGCGCCGGTCGGGTCGAGCGCCTCCACCGGCACGCTCGGGACGGTCGCCACCTCGCCGGTGGCCGAGTCGATCGCGAGGGCGCCGTCGCCGCCGTCGGTGACCACCACGATCGGCACCAGCCCGGCCAGTTTGTCCAGGGCGGCGGCGGGCGAGCCGGTGCGGGTGTAGCGCATCGCCTCGACCGCGTTGGGCAGGAAGGCGTGGCAGTCCGGCAGCACGTCGAGGGCCTCCACCGACCACTGATCGGTCTCGTCCCACCCGACGTCCGCGAAGATCAGGGTGCCGTTGCGCGCGGCCCGGGGCACCCAGCCGGTGCCGGAGCCGCCCAGGCTGACCGCCGCGGCACGGGCCGCCGGCAGACCGTTGACCAGGCCCTCGGGATCGGTGGGGAGCGGGTGCCCGTGGGTGATCATGCTGCGGTCGCGGTCGTACGCCAGCGAGACGGTGACCGGCGAGTGCCAGTCGTCCAGGCGCCGGGACGCGGCAAGGTCGATCCCCTCCTGGCGGCTGAGCACCTGGTGACAGAACTCGCCGTACGCGTCGGTGCTCAGGGCGGTGCCGAGCCCGGTGCGCAGGCCGAGCCGGCTGGCCGCGACGGCCAGGTTGGCCACCCCGCCGGGGCACGACCCCATGCCGGACGCCCGCACCTCGGTGCCGGGCCCGGGCAGATCACGCAGCCCGGTGAAGACGACGTCGAGGAACACCACCCCGGGGACGAAAAGGTCGAGCTGGCGCGCCATTGGCCGATCTTACCTCCGTCCCGATAGGGCAGGTGGTAATTGATCACTGGATGCGGCGCAGGTCTCCATGCGCCGCACGCAGGGTGTCCACGTGGCGGTCGGTGCCCGGCGGCCGGATCTCGTCGAGCAGTCGCCACGCCTCGTCCAAAGACTGGGACAGCTCGCGGATGCGGCCGGCGTGCTGGCGGCGCACGTCCTCGCGGACCTTCTCGATGCGCCGCAGCCAACCGGCGCTGCTCTCCGGGCCGGGCCGGCCCTCCGCAGCGGCCGGGACCGCCTGCGCGGCCGGAACGGGCGGACCGGGCGGCGCGGCCGGAACGGCGGGCGCGACCGGAACGGGCGGTGACACCGGAGCGACCGGCGGCGCCGGTTGGAGGACGTCACGGGCCGGGACGATGGCGGCGATCGGGCGACCGCCGTCGACCACGACGGTGATCTGGCCGGTCAGGCCGGTGAGACGGACGAGTTGCTGGAAGCGGAGCCGGGCCTCGGCGACGGACAGCTCGATGCGGCGGCGGATCGGCATGGCTGGTTCTCCCATGTCCCGATGATGCGCGCGGGGTATGACAATAATTCGCCGAGAACCTCCCGGACACTCCGCTAGGTTCGCCGGATGACCGATTCACTTGTGGACCTCCCCACCGCCACCGACGTGCGCGACGTGGTCTCCCGGGCGGCGCAGGCGTTGCGGACGGCCGGCGACCGGGACTGGCACCTCCGAGCCGGCGACCTGAGCTGGTCCTGCTGGGAGACCGTGGAACACGTCGCCGACGACCTGTTCTCCTATGCCGGCCAGCTCGCCGCCGAGCAGCCACCCAGCGACCGGTACGTGCCGTGGGGCTACCGGCGCTCCCGCCCCGACGCGCCGGCGCTGACCGTCCACGTGGACCACGCCGAAGGCAACGCGGCGCTGGTGCAGGTGCTGGAGGCCGCCGGCGGCCTGCTCGCGGCGGTCGTCCAGGTCAGTCCGCCGCAGCGGCGCGGGTTTCACCCGTACGGGATCGCCGACGCCTCCGGATTCGCCGCGATGGGCATCACCGAGGTCCTGGTCCACCTGTACGACGTGGCCGCCACACTGGACCTGCGCTGGTCCCCCGATCCGGGCGTGTGCGCGCGCGCCCTGCGCCGGATCTTCGCGGACACACCGGCCGGCGACGACCCGTGGGCCACCCTGCTCTGGGCCACCGGCCGCGTCGGGCTGCCCGGCCGTCCACGGCGGACCGAGTGGCGCTGGCACGCCTGACCTGCGCCACCGCCGGTCGGCCTTCCCGCGCGACCGATCCCACGCGCCACGAGCATCCAGAGAGGCACATCGTCATGGGCGGGGCGCACCCGGCGTGGTCAGCGCCCGGCCACGACCGGCGTCCCCCGGCCGGCCCGCCGGGGCCGGGCCACCAGCAGGACCGCCGCGCCGAGGCAGAACAGGACCGCGATCCAGAAGACCGCGACCGTGTAGCCGGGCACCACCAGCGGGGTGAGCACGCCGGCCGTGGCCCCGACCTGCACCAGCGCCGTGTACGCGCCGGCGCCGCCACCCAGCCCCGCGCGCAGCGTCTCGCCGAGCAGCACCATGCCGATGCTCGGGAAGCCGGCGGCGAAGACCGCGTACAGCGCCTGGGACAGCACCAGCCCCGGATAGCCGCCGCCGGCGATCAGGGTGAGGAAGGACAGCACGCCGATCCCGCACACGCCGAGCAGGGTCCACCGGCTGCCGATCCGGTCGCCGACCGCGCTCACCGGGGCGAGCACGGCGACCTCGACCGCGACCGTGACCGCGAACAGCGCGGAGATCATCGGCCGGGGCGTGCCCGCGCCCAGCGCGTAGAGCGGCAGGTACACCAGCCGCAGGCTGTCCGCGGCCCGCATGAGCAGCACGGCCGCGGCCGCGGCGAGCACGGCGGGTCTCGCCGCGGCGGCCGGGTCCGTCCCGGGCGGCGGGCCGGGCTCGCCGGCCG is a genomic window of Actinoplanes teichomyceticus ATCC 31121 containing:
- a CDS encoding fatty acid desaturase family protein; the encoded protein is MTTLQRQEVNPIGHLTAEDIEAIGRELDAIRDEVIAARGERDAAYIRRVIKVQRSLEMGSRAVLLFSLFPPAWLIGTAGLSVAKILENMEIGHNILHGQYDFMRDPKIHSTTWEWDHVTPANQWKHSHNELHHKYTNVVGKDNDLGYGIMRVDENQRWHPFYLAQPLWNFINALFFEYGIAAYDLELGRNLKTKKRRNNPEFRANVRAVGRKIRRQVLKDYIIHPALSGPSFLHTIAANFTANIVRNLWSHSVIMCGHFPKGVSTFERTSIKGETRGEWYLRQMLGSANISGSRLMHIMTGNLSHQIEHHLFPDLPSSRYAEVAVKVRALFEKYDLPYVTGPLPMQVASAWAKVIRLSLPNRKATPEPDHSRPPRHPAAEPIPA
- a CDS encoding 6-phospho-beta-glucosidase; the encoded protein is MRLTILGGGGFRVPLVYRALLADHRHTGITEVVLQDVDRARLDGIGRVLAALARDAPAAPAVVTTTDLDEALTGATFVFSAIRVGGLRGRVVDEHVALAAGVLGQETVGAGGIAYGLRSVPEAMRIAERTARLAPEAWLINFTNPAGLVTEAMSRTLGDRVIGICDSPTGMVDRVLRVLGVRPEDARVDYAGLNHLGWLYGVHAGGRDLLPGLLADDQRLRTIEEGRLFGNLRELGAIPNEYLHYYYDPAGTLEAVRGAAQTRGAFLRAQQERGYHEIATRDPLQAWLDAWREREATYMAENRELTGAGEREHDESRPAGYEGVALAVMRALARDEPATLILDVRNRGTLDVLDDDAVVEVPCRVDARGAVPLPVAPMPGHAVELVRAVKATDRLVLEAATTGSRDAAVRAMATHPLVADRAVAERLVDAYRAQLPELSYLV
- a CDS encoding ABC transporter substrate-binding protein; this encodes MRRLALLLVTALLAGCSVAGGDEADGRTTVTFRLWDEQVAKAYEQSFAAFEKAHPDIRVAVQLVPWADYWTKLPADIAAGTAADIYWTNTSNFGLYADNGQLLPVEPDPGWTPSVVQLYTRHGKLWGVPQLWDSIALYYNNDLVSAAGVDPATLTWDPTGRNDTFRAAARRLTVDSAGRHAGEAGFDPDKIRTYGFNAAFDQQAILWDFVGSNGGTWQNGDTFDFADQPKTVQAVQYLVDLINSDHVAPSAADTNTNGDKALQLFTQGKLALFQSGPYHLKSVQEGAGFRWGLAPMLRGPAGRVGVVHGVAAVASAKTPHRDATVAVLDWIGSADGIRPIAEGGYAFPGVTAAQPAFVEYWRKRGVDLQPFLDSSTGTTFPAPVGPRVGAGGTAYTPILQQVFLGRLGVAPGLRQAQDAGNAAMKG
- a CDS encoding carbohydrate ABC transporter permease, whose amino-acid sequence is MRRAVLTYLALGIGALLILAPYLMSIQTSVKTPQQFARQPPLAPPSPVTGANYAELVVGGHTLVPPLVITVQVVLVVVLGQLICSVLAAYAFARLDFPGRDAIFWVYLATLMVPVVAVLVPRFVLLSEAGLVNTFWGIVLPSMFGSPYAIFLLRQFFRAVPQELLDAARIDGAGHLRVLRHVMLPLSRPILATLLIITTVSHWNDFLWPLVVTSGARWQVLTVAVAGLQSQYHGNWTLVMAATTLATMPLLVLFVIFQKHIVRSITITGMR
- a CDS encoding carbohydrate ABC transporter permease, whose protein sequence is MATAERVAAASGRRRRDTSAGFAFLAPSLLGVAGFLLLPVAVVLGLSLFRWDLVSPARWTGLDNYRAILTDPAFGRSLAVTAVFVLLVIPLQTALGLAAAVLLDQRLPGSGVFRAILVLPWISAPLALGVVWRWLFDPSDGALNQLIGHRVEWLTDPALALPSVAAVTVWTNVGYVALFFLAGLAGIPPQYAEAARIDGAGPWQGLRRITLPLLRPTTFFVLATGVISSFQVFDTVYAMTQGGPAGRTAVVAYAIYREAFVDFRMGRAAAMSVVLFLLLITVTLAQQSYFRRRTTYEMG
- a CDS encoding PfkB family carbohydrate kinase, producing the protein MARQLDLFVPGVVFLDVVFTGLRDLPGPGTEVRASGMGSCPGGVANLAVAASRLGLRTGLGTALSTDAYGEFCHQVLSRQEGIDLAASRRLDDWHSPVTVSLAYDRDRSMITHGHPLPTDPEGLVNGLPAARAAAVSLGGSGTGWVPRAARNGTLIFADVGWDETDQWSVEALDVLPDCHAFLPNAVEAMRYTRTGSPAAALDKLAGLVPIVVVTDGGDGALAIDSATGEVATVPSVPVEALDPTGAGDVFTAGFVAGTLGGWPLADRVAFANLVAALSVQHFGGSLSAPGWGDIADWWRLAQHAAGRRHPESSEAQLARRYAFLPEVIPPGRRNAVHRATATIARLSDAYAER
- a CDS encoding DinB family protein; protein product: MTDSLVDLPTATDVRDVVSRAAQALRTAGDRDWHLRAGDLSWSCWETVEHVADDLFSYAGQLAAEQPPSDRYVPWGYRRSRPDAPALTVHVDHAEGNAALVQVLEAAGGLLAAVVQVSPPQRRGFHPYGIADASGFAAMGITEVLVHLYDVAATLDLRWSPDPGVCARALRRIFADTPAGDDPWATLLWATGRVGLPGRPRRTEWRWHA